The Psychrobacter sp. P11G3 genomic interval AGGCGTAAGCACGATAAGGCAGAAGATGGTTTCTGGCTATCACTATCAGTTTGTACGTCTGATGCAGCGTTAGAGTTTTGTGGTTTGAGCGGAGTTAGAGACATATTAATTTCCTAAAACAGTTTGTATATTAATAAGTATAAATGGAAATAAAGATAAAATTATGAGCGGAACAACCGACTGTATTGCTCCTCGTGCATGCTCGAAAGAATAGCCAAATTGGGCAAGTTATTAGAGATATTAAGTGATTCATAGAGGTCTTGGCATAGCTGCTGACAGTCAGACTCTTCAATTTTATCTAAGGTATCCATAGTATTTATCGATGTGATTAAAGCATCGAAAGCCTGTTGCACATCATCGCTTAGAGCTTCGACCTGAGCACCCAGATCGCTTTGCAATTGCCACAGAATACGCTGACCTGCCATTTGTCCTAGCGGCACTGTCTTGACAGCGGCGAGCACCATATTCTCTAATTGCGCAAATCCATAAGTAGTCATAGACTGCGCTAGTGGCAGTTGCCAATGCTGAGCAACATGAGCAAAAAGCGGCAAAAAGCCATCGTCAGGTATTTCGGCCGGTATGCCAAGACTCAGGACTTCGTTGAGCCAAGACACCATTGCCTGTGCCAATTGCTGCGACTCCAGTACAAACTCTTTACTCTCGAGACCAGCGTGATAATCGTGTGCTAGATTTGCCGCTAGCGCTTCATGACCTTGGCTGAGCGCGCACATTATCAGCCCTAATACAGGCAGCTCATAGCCAATCACCGCAAGCGCTAGATAGTCCTGCATAAATGTAAGCGTACTGGCTTCATCAGAGACAACCCCTGACTCAATCGCTGACTCCACACCTTGCGAATAGGTATAGCTACCAATCGGCAAATTGCTCGATGCCAGCATCAGTAGCTGTCCAAGTTGGGCAGACTGAGTAGGCTGAGCACTGGTATTAACCATCATTTGAACGACCTACAGGCGCATCATGATGGCTATGACTATGTTGATGTCCGTGGCTGTGGCTTTCATCATGGCTATGACTTTCCTGATGACTATGCGAATGTGCATGTGCATGTGAGTGAGAGTGGCCATGCGCATGCCCTTGGCCCGTTTGATAAGCGCCTGTCTCAGGCTCAAATGGCACTGACGTAGACTCGATATGTAGACCGAGATTTTCTAACATTTGTGCCAGCACATGATCGTTTTCAAAGTACAACGCATAGCCTGCATCACCCTGATTAAAACTGTGATCAAACATCAATGGCACATGACGATTGCCCAAATGATAAGCGCCTTTCATTAGTAGAAAATCATTGTCAGCAGTCACCTTAGTCACGGCTTGCGGCTTGGCGATGACTTGCATTAACTCCCCTGATTCATTGATAAGGACATCATCACCTTTTAATCCGCCTGTACGAGGTAGATCCACACCGACCGCTTCGCCTAAGACAGTAATGGCTCTAAAGCGAGAATGCTGACGAGTATCAAAATCCAATAGCAGGTAATCGTCGGCTTGATACTGTTCTGCCAATTGTGCTTTTTGGGTATCGCTAAGCGTACTTAAACGGGTATTAAATATTTTCATTATTCTTCTCTGACTGTTGTTGCTCAAACTATTGGTCAATAGTATTGATGGTAAAAGTGTTGGGAATAAAGATACGATCTCACTCAAGAAACCAACTGACCATTGGTATAAATGGTTTATGGCTCACTGTCTGTCTTAGAGCTCCTATAAACGTGCATCATAAGCTCTAAAATAAAAAATAACGCTGTGCCATGGGTAGTACATCGGCTGGCTCACAGGTGAGTGTTTTACCATCCGCACGTACTTCATAGGTCTCAGGATTGATGTCCATATCTGGGCAGTAGCTATTAAAGCGCATATCGCTTTTACGAATTTTACGGATGCCATGTACTGGCTGAATGACTTTGGTCAACCCGAGCTGTTTATCCACCTGTTTGTCGATCGCCGCTTGCGACATAAAGGTAATGCTAGTTTGAGCAACCGATTTTGGATATGTCGCAAACATAGGACGATAATGCACAGGCTGAGGAGTAGGAATAGAGGCATTAATATCGCCCATCGGTACCGCAGCAATGAGTCCACCTTTGATGATGCACTCAGGTTTTACCCCAAAAAACTT includes:
- a CDS encoding urease accessory protein UreF; this translates as MMVNTSAQPTQSAQLGQLLMLASSNLPIGSYTYSQGVESAIESGVVSDEASTLTFMQDYLALAVIGYELPVLGLIMCALSQGHEALAANLAHDYHAGLESKEFVLESQQLAQAMVSWLNEVLSLGIPAEIPDDGFLPLFAHVAQHWQLPLAQSMTTYGFAQLENMVLAAVKTVPLGQMAGQRILWQLQSDLGAQVEALSDDVQQAFDALITSINTMDTLDKIEESDCQQLCQDLYESLNISNNLPNLAILSSMHEEQYSRLFRS
- the ureE gene encoding urease accessory protein UreE codes for the protein MKIFNTRLSTLSDTQKAQLAEQYQADDYLLLDFDTRQHSRFRAITVLGEAVGVDLPRTGGLKGDDVLINESGELMQVIAKPQAVTKVTADNDFLLMKGAYHLGNRHVPLMFDHSFNQGDAGYALYFENDHVLAQMLENLGLHIESTSVPFEPETGAYQTGQGHAHGHSHSHAHAHSHSHQESHSHDESHSHGHQHSHSHHDAPVGRSNDG